Proteins co-encoded in one Amia ocellicauda isolate fAmiCal2 chromosome 11, fAmiCal2.hap1, whole genome shotgun sequence genomic window:
- the fam114a2 gene encoding protein FAM114A2 translates to MSEGGSSSDPAVERGISEMDSVEHTPSPAADAGDAHKACEQGVAEETPVRVTRKRPESKPPLDPTEQQVEKQAEEAQKDTSSTSVSQGGWGYWGSWGKSLLSSATATVANMGQGISQVIEKAETSLGIPNPTDLSTQIKEEDETQEVGELNREEASTSKESSGASAMGGAMGMFSSFSSVVQSTGKTVITGGLDALEFIGKKTMDVIAEGDPGFKKTKGLMIRTSTLSQVLREAKEREEKQTAQQVSADMDRKAHYGILFDEFQGLSHLEALELLSRESDAKVKSILTTWSGEELAKMKEELELIKEAFSLVEFDDEEEDDRKDDEGTEFVKELTDVLAELHISTTAEKLGTARKNADDWISQINVPAEESKMQDEKEATEGVSSEVVAQCTVEEIHTSAIRSLAELTARSIEQFHKVAELILHRRSREVMALAQAKALSQMTIILCKEISLLSKKFTTCLATVGSNEKGDILNPLITGVFLEASNSASYIQDAFQLLLPVLEVSHIQTSVNTAQQ, encoded by the exons ATGTCAGAAGGTGGAAGCTCCAGTGACCCTGCAGTAGAGAGGGGAATCTCAGAGATGGACTCTGTAGAGCACACTCCCTCTCCAGCAGCTGATGCTGGTGATGCCCATAAGGCATGTGAGCAGGGTGTTGCAGAAGAGACGCCTGTTCGCGTGACCCGCAAAAGACCCGAAAGCAAACCTCCTCTTGATCCAACAGAGCAGCAAGTGGAGAAACAGGCAGAGGAAGCCCAAAAG GATACCAGCTCAACCTCTGTGTCTCAGGGGGGCTGGGGTTATTGGGGGAGCTGGGGCAAGTCTCTCCTGTCCAGTGCCACAGCCACGGTGGCCAATATGG GCCAAGGAATCTCCCAGGTTATTGAAAAAGCAGAAACATCGCTTGGGATACCAAACCCTACAGATCTCTCCACGCAAATCAAAGAAGAAGATGAAACGCAAGAAG TGGGTGAACTAAACAGGGAAGAAGCCAGCACTTCTAAAGAAAGTTCCGGTGCTTCTGCAATGGGAGGGGCGATGGGGATGTTTTCCTCTTTCTCCAGTGTTGTTCAGAGCACA GGGAAGACTGTAATAACTGGTGGTCTGGATGCCTTAGAGTTCATAGGCAAAAAGACTATGGATGTTATAGCAGAGGGTGATCCAGGGTTTAAGAAAACGAAAGGACTGATGATTAGAACGTCGACTTTATCCCAG GTTTTACGAGAagcgaaagagagagaagagaagcaGACTGCTCAACAGGTGTCGGCAGACATGGACAGGAAGGCCCATTATGGAATACTGTTCGATGAATTCCAGGGCCTGTCTCACCTGGAGGCGCTGGAGCTGCTGTCCAGGGAAAGTGATGCAAAG GTGAAATCTATTCTCACTACATGGTCTGGTGAGGAATTAGCCAAGATGAAAGAGGAATTGGAGCTTATCAAAGAAGCGTTTTCATTGGTAGAGTTTGATGACGAGGAAGAGGACGATAGAAAAG ATGATGAAGGCACTGAATTTGTGAAGGAATTAACTGATGTCTTGGCAGAACTACACATATCAACAACGGCAGAGAAGCTTGGCACA GCCAGAAAGAATGCAGATGATTGGATCTCTCAAATAAATGTTCCAGCTGAAGAATCAAAGATGCAAGATGAGAAAGAAGCGACAGAAGGTGTCAGTTCAGAAGTGGTTGCTCAGTGCACTGTGGAG GAAATTCACACGTCTGCAATTAGGAGCCTGGCTGAGCTGACGGCCAGATCAATAGAACAATTCCACAAAGTGGCCGAACTGATCCTTCACCGTCGCAGTCGGGAGGTGATGGCCTTGGCACAAGCCAAAGCTCTCTCACA AATGACGATCATTTTATGCAAAGAGATATCGTTGCTGTCCAAGAAGTTTACTACTTGTTTGGCTACAGTGGGG tcgAATGAAAAGGGTGACATCCTTAATCCACTGATAACAGGAGTCTTTTTAGAG GCTTCCAACAGTGCTTCTTACATTCAGGATGCTTTCCAGCTGTTACTGCCAGTCTTAGAGGTTTCTCATATCCAGACAAGTGTAAACACTGCACAACAGTGA